A portion of the Glycine max cultivar Williams 82 chromosome 10, Glycine_max_v4.0, whole genome shotgun sequence genome contains these proteins:
- the LOC100806794 gene encoding DNA glycosylase/AP lyase ROS1 isoform X2 encodes MEVGEMDRKETQVEVPWSPGPPIKPVPMKPVPIYMPEERNQMDHLANGAVACAEFSLGQDKIGGSGDGSNVAGYSGKTCEQIVSDAVSSYRKLGFCEQLLAVEAESRNISVTQGNNDGLKNPFVPPLVLDNVLDPQETYIACCSMKSSQDTSYILDNANKEESRQIASMQVNMEEKDPGREERNVTANKLDNNVAPNSKELCDPAMEFAAVSSPVKENHNPDNGSSHDTDLNKTPQQKPRRRKHRPKVIKEGKPKRTRKPATPKPVQSKEKQPVKRKYVRKNALNKTSTPPTEETGELTKEMSCKRSLNFDIGTTYESSAAIENTRTLLGKENGVLVQETNVGPAFDLNTSMKQASNSYMSLPEDTQALNTSSGRKSSGTKPEENPPPKRKYVKRKGVNKTSAPPIEVPGNLTEETTSASAQTSCTGSINFDERASEQSYAVKENPTGHPGSEIGVVMKEMNVGLAYDLNTSMKQALNDDMTLPKDTQAPSSSSKIKLPGTKRKENLTGKRKNARKKGSNPSPIPPTEMTELTEAMILESNMSWRRSLNFDIGNVGRENLDLDIGKENMVLEERKVGPTYKDTWLKEAVNICMSLPEETQHPSTSISKCTSPGAKLNANSVEKKNKKGRATAWGGNISNSQSSSIRLQMVGSKRKHSDTFNRADDSSMNLIGVQYNGLPSYQHLSTSISKCTSPGAKLNANSVEKKNKKIRATARGGNISNSQSSSIGLQMVGSKRKHSGTFNRADDSSLNLIGVQYNGLPSYHTSLCLQFPKIQKKRRTEKGNATKEVQLTCPQEDALGHPYASSSSCWTYGSGYNTARVPATSIDNTQTFNEFLLSLKRLAETSQTSTCDRGSLTRIRNCDTEPNYTAKQVGVPGKETFGDAIGALVAETCTPPTKKRQNRKKSVLSSSAHSTTNEMLHHHNFTLENCPLPMGKPSDIVPEVLWNTMNNIDALTLQFRQLNLNAEARDLAFHEENALVPYKQKNSLIHGDGVIVPFHIKKQHLRPKVNLDDETDRVWKLLLLDINSHGIDGTDEDKAKWWEEERNVFRGRADSFIARMHLVQGDRRFSRWKGSVVDSVVGVFLTQNVTDHLSSSAFMSLAARFPKNSSSMCKRHHKEDTRLVVNEPQVHIVEPEESTEWDVKLLNQSVYDQTSTIDMAEHSGEKEAVNSNESCGTPSSVISLTDESNSRLSELPQKNIKEHCSPTRSGILSATIEEGEEKSCYNGDRKELNDIVSSQGSVFSSQISGDFSNDQNPEKIGSCSDSNSEVEVLSSTAKYNHFGSNTSFSKLLEMVSSTKFYEDNSQKSESIENSGMLEVNGFDPFKTEASTSDLKKKDENGMNRSSLQTTEPAGQVAITHSQSIASQVHPREQSNHQQQSFFNISGQTQDLMQKERGSGLGEQKNATRNGTNEISSAPIKLKTKEQGKEKKDDFNWDSLRIDAQAKAGKREKTENTMDSLDWDAVRCADVSEIAETIKERGMNNRLAERIKNFLNRLVEEHESIDLEWLRDVPPDKAKEYLLSIRGLGLKSVECVRLLTLHHLAFPVDTNVGRIAVRLGWVPLQPLPESLQLHLLELYPVLESIQKYLWPRLCKLDQETLYELHYQMITFGKVFCTKSKPNCNACPMRAECRHFASAFASARFALPGPEQKSIVSTTGNSVINQNPSEIISQLHLPPPENTAQEDEIQLTEVSRQLESKFEINICQPIIEEPRTPEPECLQESQTDIEDAFYEDSSEIPTINLNIEEFTLNLQNYMQENMELQGGEMSKALVALNPQAASIPMPKLKNVGRLRTEHCVYELPDTHPLLQGWDTREPDDPGKYLLAIWTPGETANSIQPPESNCSSQEECGQLCNEKECFSCNSFREANSQIVRGTLLIPCRTAMRGSFPLNGTYFQVNEVFADHDSSLNPISVPRSWIWNLNRRTVYFGTSVTTIFKGLTTQETQQCFWRGWGWTNHQCVTHHSISNFQSNHGYRCGPEALL; translated from the exons ATGGAGGTTGGGGAAATGGACAGAAAGGAGACACAAGTTGAGGTTCCTTGGAGCCCCGGCCCACCTATTAAGCCAGTTCCTATGAAACCAGTGCCGATCTACATGCCTGAGGAGAGAAACCAAATGGATCATCTTGCAAATGGAGCAGTTGCATGTGCTGAATTTTCACTTGGCCAAGACAAAATTGGTGGGTCAGGTGATGGGTCAAATGTTGCCGGTTACAGTGGCAAAACTTGTGAACAGATAGTTTCGGATGCTGTTTCCAGCTACAGAAAACTTGGGTTCTGTGAGCAACTGTTGGCGGTTGAAGCTGAATCGAGGAACATCAGTGTGACACAAGGGAATAATGATGGATTGAAGAATCCGTTTGTTCCTCCACTCGTCCTTGATAATGTCCTAGACCCTCAGG AAACATACATTGCTTGCTGTAGCATGAAATCTTCACAGGATACCTCATATATACTTGACAATGCCAACAAAGAAGAAAGCAGACAAATAGCATCAATGCAAGTCAATATGGAAGAAAAGGATCCaggaagggaagagagaaatgtcACTGCCAATAAGCTTGACAATAATGTAGCGCCAAACAGCAAAGAACTCTGTGACCCTGCCATGGAATTTGCTGCTGTTTCTTCACCAGTGAAGGAGAATCACAACCCAGATAATGGAAGCAGTCATGATACTGATCTTAATAAAACACCACAACAAAAACCAAGGAGAAGAAAGCACCGTCCCAAGGTCATCAAAGAAGGCAAACCCAAAAGAACTCGGAAGCCAGCTACCCCAAAGCCTGTTCAATCAAAAGAAAAGCAACCTGTCAAGAGGAAGTATGTGAGAAAGAATGCACTGAACAAGACTTCTACTCCTCCAACAGAAGAGACTGGGGAATTGACTAAAGAAATGTCTTGTAAAAGGTCCTTAAATTTCGACATAGGAACAACATATGAAAGTTCTGCTGCCATAGAAAATACAAGAACGCTATTGGGAAAAGAAAATGGTGTTCTTGTACAAGAAACAAATGTAGGTCCTGCATTTGATCTAAACACTTCCATGAAGCAGGCATCAAACAGTTACATGTCACTACCAGAAGACACACAAGCCCTAAATACATCTTCGGGAAGAAAAAGCTCAGGGACAAAGCCAGAGGAAAACCCACCTCCGAAGAGGAAGTATGTGAAAAGGAAAGGAGTGAACAAGACTTCTGCTCCTCCAATAGAAGTTCCTGGAAATTTGACTGAAGAAACAACGTCTGCATCTGCCCAAACATCATGCACAGGGTCCATAAATTTTGATGAAAGAGCAAGTGAACAAAGTTATGCAGTCAAAGAGAATCCAACTGGGCATCCAGGCAGTGAAATTGGTGTAGTAATGAAGGAAATGAATGTGGGCCTTGCCTATGATTTAAACACTTCCATGAAGCAGGCATTAAATGATGACATGACATTACCTAAGGACACACAAGCCCCAAGTTCATCTTCAAAAATCAAACTCCCGGGgacaaagagaaaagaaaacttGACTGGCAAGAGGAAGAATGCGAGGAAAAAAGGATCGAATCCGTCTCCTATTCCTCCAACAGAAATGACAGAATTGACTGAAGCAATGATACTTGAATCTAACATGTCATGGAGaagatccttaaattttgatatCGGAAATGTAGGCAGAGAAAATTTAGATTTGGACATTGGGAAGGAAAATATGGTGTTGGAGGAAAGAAAAGTAGGTCCCACCTATAAAGACACTTGGTTGAAAGAGGCAGTAAATATTTGCATGTCATTACCTGAGGAAACCCAACACCCAAGTACGTCTATTTCAAAATGCACTTCCCCTGGGGCAAAGCTGAATGCCAACTCtgtagagaaaaaaaacaaaaaaggccgGGCAACTGCTTGGGGTGGAAACATAAGTAATAGTCAAAGTTCATCAATAAGGTTACAAATGGTTGGCTCAAAGAGAAAACATTCTGATACCTTTAATCGTGCAGATGACAGCAGCATGAATCTGATTGGAGTGCAATATAATGGACTGCCCTCATACCAACACCTAAGTACGTCTATTTCAAAATGCACTTCCCCTGGGGCAAAGCTGAATGCCAACTCTgtagagaagaaaaacaaaaaaatccgGGCAACTGCTCGGGGTGGAAACATCAGTAATAGTCAAAGTTCATCAATAGGGTTACAAATGGTTGGTTCAAAGAGAAAACATTCTGGTACCTTTAATCGTGCAGATGACAGCAGCTTGAATCTGATTGGAGTGCAATATAATGGACTGCCCTCATACCACACTAGCCTTTGCCTTCAGTTTCCAAAAATACAGAAGAAAAGGAGAACCGAAAAGGGGAATGCAACAAAAGAAGTCCAACTGACATGCCCTCAGGAAGATGCTCTAGGACATCCATATGCATCAAGCTCCAGCTGCTGGACTTATGGTTCTGGATATAATACAGCTAGAGTCCCAGCCACAAGTATTGATAATACTCAAACATTCAACGAGTTTCTCTTGTCTTTGAAAAGGCTGGCAGAAACATCTCAAACCTCTACTTGTGATCGTGGTTCTCTAACTAGAATTAGAAACTGTGATACTGAACCAAATTATACAGCAAAACAAGTGGGTGTCCCTGGCAAAGAAACATTTGGGGATGCAATTGGTGCTTTAGTTGCAGAGACATGTACACCACCCACAAAAAAGAGGCAGAATAGAAAGAAAAGTGTTCTTTCCAGTTCAGCACATTCTACCACAAATGAGATGCTACACCACCATAATTTTACATTGGAAAATTGCCCTCTGCCAATGGGGAAGCCATCAG ACATTGTTCCTGAAGTACTATGGAACACCATGAACAATATTGATGCATTAACATTGCAATTTAGACAGCTAAACTTAAACGCAGAAGCCAGAGACCTTGCATTTCATGAGGAGAATGCACTTGTCCCTTATAAACAGAAAAACAGCCTTATCCATGGAGATGGGGTCATCGTTCCCTTTCACATTAAGAAACAGCATCTACGACCAAAGGTCAACCTTGATGATGAGACTGATAGAGTGTGGAAGCTTTTGCTGTTAGATATAAACAGTCATGGCATTGATGGAACAGATGAAGATAAGGCCAAGTGGTGGGAAGAAGAACGAAATGTGTTCCGAGGACGAGCCGACTCTTTTATTGCACGAATGCATCTTGTACAAG GAGACAGACGATTTTCTCGATGGAAAGGATCAGTTGTGGATTCAGTGGTTGGAGTTTTCCTCACCCAAAATGTCACTGACCATCTTTCCAG CTCTGCATTCATGTCCCTTGCTGCTCGATTTCCAAAAAATTCAAGCAGCATGTGCAAAAGACACCATAAAGAAGACACAAGGCTGGTAGTCAACGAACCACAAGTGCATATAGTGGAACCGGAAGAGAGCACAGAATGGGATGTAAAATTATTGAATCAATCTGTTTATGACCAGACTTCTACAATAGATATGGCTGAACATTCTGGAGAAAAAGAAGCCGTCAACAGCAATGAATCCTGTGGAACTCCCAGCAGTGTAATTAGCTTAACAGATGAATCAAACTCCAGATTGTCAGAATTACCTCAAAAGAATATTAAGGAACACTGTAGTCCTACGAGGAGTGGAATACTTAGTGCTACAATTgaggaaggagaagaaaaatcATGTTACAATGGTGATAGGAAAGAGTTAAATGACATAGTTTCATCCCAAGGCTCTGTTTTTTCCTCTCAAATATCTGGAgatttttcaaatgatcaaaatcCTGAGAAAATAGGATCATGCTCAGATAGCAACTCAGAAGTAGAAGTTCTGTCCAGCACAGCAAAGTACAACCATTTTGGTAGCAACACTTCCTTCAGTAAACTCCTTGAAATGGTTAGTTCGACCAAGTTTTATGAAGATAACAGTCAAAAAAGCGAATCAATTGAAAACTCAGGAATGCTTGAAGTTAACGGCTTTGATCCTTTCAAAACAGAAGCATCAACAAGTGACTTAAAGAAAAAGGATGAAAATGGCATGAACAGATCTAGTCTTCAAACAACAGAACCTGCAGGCCAAGttgcaattacccattctcaaAGTATTGCATCTCAAGTCCATCCTCGGGAACAAAGCAATCACCAGCAGCAAAGCTTTTTCAACATTTCTGGACAAACTCAAGATCTTATGCAGAAAGAAAGGGGGTCAGGTCTTGGTGAGCAAAAAAATGCCACGAGGAATGGAACCAATGAGATAAGTTCTGCCCCAATAAAATTAAAGACCAAGgaacaaggaaaagaaaaaaaggatgaTTTTAACTGGGATAGTTTAAGAATTGATGCACAGGCTAAGGCTGGCAAAAGAGAAAAGACAGAAAACACCATGGATTCTTTGGACTGGGATGCTGTGAGATGTGCAGATGTCAGTGAAATCGCTGAGACCATCAAAGAACGGGGCATGAACAACAGGCTTGCTGAACGTATTAAG AATTTCCTGAATCGACTGGTTGAAGAACATGAAAGCATTGACCTTGAATGGCTTAGAGACGTTCCACCTGACAAAGCAAA AGAATACTTGCTCAGCATAAGAGGATTGGGATTGAAAAGTGTGGAATGCGTGCGGCTTTTAACACTGCACCATCTTGCCTTCCCG GTAGACACAAATGTCGGACGTATTGCCGTACGACTGGGATGGGTGCCTCTGCAGCCACTGCCTGAGTCACTGCAGTTGCATCTCCTAGAATT GTACCCGGTGTTGGAGTCAATACAAAAATATCTCTGGCCTCGACTGTGCAAGCTAGATCAGGAAACACT ATATGAGCTACATTACCAGATGATTACATTTGGAAAG GTCTTCTGTACAAAAAGCAAACCAAATTGTAATGCATGCCCAATGAGAGCAGAATGTAGACACTTTGCTAGTGCATTTGCAAG TGCAAGGTTTGCACTGCCTGGACCAGAGCAGAAGAGTATAGTTAGCACAACTGGAAATAGTGTGATTAACCAGAACCCATCTGAAATCATCAGTCAGTTGCACTTGCCTCCACCTGAGAACACAGCCCAAGAAGATGAAATTCAACTAACAGAAGTGAGCAGACAATtggaatcaaaatttgaaataaatatttgccAACCTATCATTGAAGAGCCCAGAACTCCAGAGCCAGAATGCTTGCAAGAATCACAAACTGATATAGAGGATGCTTTCTATGAGGATTCAAGTGAAATTCCAACCATCAATCTTAACATAGAAGAGTTCACTCTGAATTTACAAAATTACATGCAAGAAAATATGGAACTTCAAGGAGGTGAAATGTCAAAGGCATTGGTTGCTTTGAATCCACAAGCTGCTTCCATTCCTATGCCCAAGCTAAAGAATGTGGGCCGATTACGAACAGAGCATTGTGT TTATGAACTCCCAGATACGCATCCTCTTCTACAAGGG TGGGACACACGAGAGCCTGATGATCCAGGCAAATATCTTCTTGCTATATGGACTCCAG GTGAGACCGCAAATTCTATACAGCCACCAGAAAGCAATTGCAGCTCTCAAGAAGAATGTGGCCAACTCTGTAATGAGAAGGAATGTTTCTCATGCAACAGTTTCCGTGAAGCAAATTCTCAGATAGTTAGAGGGACACTCCTG ATACCTTGTCGAACAGCTATGCGGGGGAGCTTTCCACTGAATGGCACCTATTTCCAAGTCAATGAG GTATTTGCTGACCATGACTCAAGTCTCAACCCAATTAGTGTGCCCCGAAGTTGGATCTGGAACCTCAACAGGCGAACAGTATATTTTGGGACCTCCGTAACAACAATATTTAAAG GTTTAACAACACAAGAAACTCAACAATGCTTTTGGAGAG